A single region of the Lycium barbarum isolate Lr01 chromosome 2, ASM1917538v2, whole genome shotgun sequence genome encodes:
- the LOC132628492 gene encoding protein FAR1-RELATED SEQUENCE 9-like produces the protein MSTFEKANNAESDEELLEDIRAEDENEEKNQEEVSEDVIIELEGKMKNQIVKDEKEAYILYCEYAHSKGFSVRKDKQYYFQGSEVVREKRFVCYRHGEKDERLRKSSKVSCNHIDTRSKCPAMIIFKRRIPSSPFTVDRFIKEHNHEMASPKKRHLLKSARSITKAKKLVIENMVNAGIKPTATYSYLAEEAGGADVLGYSKKDCFNFINQLMKSKVEVGDAQSVVNEFNNRQASESLFYWDVQLDSEGRMANFFWRDGRSRINYEIFGDVVSFDTIYRTNKYRMICAPFIGINHHWQNIIFGCAFLSDESAESFKWLFSTFLKSMGGIAPQTIITDQAQGMAIAIREVMSGTRHRLCQWHISQNAPSHLGSLNNDKGFSKLFNKCMSECDSITEFEETWEMMLTMYNIEEHKWLKNLYNIRHMWSTTFNNDVFSAGLKASSRSESTNHVLNGLGDLSTYLHIFVTNYEKNAVNKWRLSEEHEDFNCKQARPTLAVKGSPILAQVSIVYTHKIYNMFEKEFLKGAGACYIEAQVYCDGQVSKYEVRMHNSTKNWFVELDSTTLHVTCTCKKFESVGILCAHCLLVFTSNKVREIPAKYILKRWTKDVRKRIKDLPSKSCSSNGNSESSEIVYTNSVMKTCYNLVYLSKSNTECREIFQRHLENASDELDDYLGKLDNTTVHFSAKNGKKNIEDKVLDPLYVRAPGVRKERIQNHWEKSKKKKTTQPTHARTMKSQKVDAPPIKGLFENNVYTPRQATSPISEVNLQDTTFDLDLDDSNVSFLTLLQGVENTTQQSSASTWKSGRNYN, from the exons ATGTCAACTTTTGAGAAGGCAAATAATGCTGAGAGTGACGAAGAATTATTAGAAGATATTAGAGCGGAAGATGAGAATGAGGAAAAAAATCAAGAGGAAGTTTCAGAAGATGTCATAATTGAATTAGAAGGGAAAATGAAAAATCAAATTGTTAAAGACGAGAAAGAGGCTTATATTTTATATTGTGAATATGCACATTCCAAAGGTTTTAGTGTACGGAAGGATAAGCAATATTATTTTCAAGGTAGCGAAGTGGTTAGAGAAAAACGTTTCGTATGCTATAGGCATGGGGAAAAAGATGAAAGGCTAAGAAAATCCAGTAAGGTGTCTTGCAATCATATTGACACGCGATCAAAATGTCCTGCAATGATAATCTTTAAGCGTCGAATTCCTAGTAGTCCTTTCACGGTGGATAGATTTATTAAAGAGCATAACCATGAGATGGCTTCACCGAAAAAGAGACATTTGCTAAAATCAGCTCGTTCTATAACTAAAGCCAAAAAGCTAGTTATTGAAAATATGGTTAATGCTGGTATAAAGCCAACTGCAACCTATTCTTACCTGGCAGAAGAAGCTGGAGGGGCTGATGTTTTAGGCTATTCAAAGAAAGATTGTTTTAATTTTATAAACCAGTTGATGAAATCTAAGGTGGAAGTTGGGGATGCTCAAagtgttgttaatgaatttaatAATAGACAAGCGAGTGAAAGTCTCTTTTATTGGGATGTTCAACTTGATTCTGAAGGGCGTATGGCTAACTTTTTCTGGAGAGATGGTCGATCTAGAATTAACTATGAGATTTTTGGTGATGTCGTTTCTTTTGATACCATATATCGGACAAACAAGTATCGTATGATTTGTGCACCATTTATTGGAATAAATCATCACTGGCAGAATATAATTTTTGGTTGTGCTTTTTTATCTGATGAGTCGGCAGAATCTTTCAAATGGTTATTCTCTACATTTTTAAAGTCAATGGGAGGCATTGCCCCGCAAACTATTATAACTGATCAAGCTCAAGGAATGGCAATTGCTATTAGAGAAGTGATGTCTGGAACTAGACATAGACTGTGTCAATGGCACATATCCCAGAATGCCCCATCTCATTTGGGCTCACTTAATAATGATAAAGGTTTTTCTAAACTTTTCAACAAGTGTATGTCAGAATGTGATTCTATTACTGAGTTTGAAGAAACCTGGGAGATGATGCTTACAATGTATAATATAGAAGAACATAAATGGTTGAAGAATCTTTACAATATTCGACACATGTGGTCCACAACTTTTAATAATGATGTCTTTAGTGCTGGATTGAAAGCCTCATCTCGAAGTGAAAGTACTAATCATGTATTAAACGGGCTTGGTGACTTGAGCACTTATTTGCACATATTTGTCACTAACTATGAGAAAAATGCAGTAAATAAGTGGCGGCTGAGTGAAGAACATGAAGACTTCAACTGTAAACAAGCTAGACCTACTCTTGCTGTAAAAGGTAGTCCAATTTTAGCTCAGGTTTCTATCGTCTACACTCACAAGATTTATAACATGTTTGAGAAAGAGTTTCTCAAAGGAGCTGGGGCTTGTTATATTGAGGCACAAGTATATTGTGATGGTCAAGTGTCCAAATATGAAGTAAGAATGCATAATTCAACCAAGAATTGGTTTGTGGAGTTGGATTCCACAACTTTACATGTGACATGCACTTGCAAGAAGTTTGAATCTGTGGGTATTTTATGTGCACATTGTCTACTAGTTTTCACTTCTAATAAGGTTAGAGAAATCCCGGCGAAATATATTTTGAAGAGATGGACCAAAGATGTGAggaaaagaataaaagatttgccAAGCAAGAGCTGTTCTAGCAATGGAAATTCGGAATCATCTGAGATTGTTTACACTAATAGTGTGATGAAGACTTGTTACAATCTTGTTTATCTTAGCAAATCTAATACAGAGTGTCGAGAAATTTTTCAAAGACATCTCGAAAATGCTTCAGATGAATTGGATGACTATCtaggaaaattggacaacactacTGTTCATTTTTCAGCAAAAAATGGTAAGAAAAATATAGAAGACAAGGTATTGGATCCTCTGTATGTAAGAGCACCAGGCGTTCGCAAAGAGCGTATTCAAAATCATTGGGAGaaatccaaaaagaaaaaaactactCAACCGACTCATGCGAGAACTA TGAAATCTCAAAAAGTTGATGCACCGCCAATAAAAGGTTTGTTTGAGAACAATGTATACACTCCTCGTCAAGCAACATCGCCTATATCAGAAGTCAATTTACAA GATACTACTTTTGACTTGGATTTGGATGACTCAAATGTCTCATTTTTAACCTTGTTACAAGGTGTTGAGAATACTACACAG CAATCATCTGCAAGTACATGGAAATCAGGACGAAACTACAATTGA